From the genome of Vigna angularis cultivar LongXiaoDou No.4 chromosome 11, ASM1680809v1, whole genome shotgun sequence, one region includes:
- the LOC108318759 gene encoding E3 ubiquitin-protein ligase makorin isoform X2, with amino-acid sequence MSNRVCKFYARGACLKGDQCDFIHERKDGICTYYQKGVCAYGSRCRYKHVKAYEATSSSSNGRHPPVSDSVLNQTTKGASSCVPKASKPSSSDKCARSSQHKNLVSSGNDVGQSSSSGATASGLLFCSFAAANCPLGNKCSRVHGNRCFYCRKFCLHPTDSEERENHLATCEKREKYLQALNDSQEVECNVCLERVLSKPKPSDCKFGLLPQCDHAFCLSCIRNWRNSAPTSGMDTSNNGTANTVRKCPVCRKLSYFVIPSGIWYSTKEEKQEIIDNYKANCKQIDCKHFNLGNGNCPFGACCFYKHTVKPGSYTWIHHRPPPPPQRRQNNLNEMLDMLSDVDLTSAEYLSIMRDSDLFDDMDPFGMIDISDRLAGESGLCLGPFDSDEEGVDFFQMAALSEALVSGVDDFGLEDFDDEEFNPMEAALLSMMMHSNIDDEDEDEDEEEYSDEYY; translated from the exons ATGTCCAACAG GGTTTGCAAGTTCTATGCCCGTGGAGCGTGTTTGAAAGGGGATCAATGTGATTTTATTCATGAGAGAAAGGATGGT ATTTGTACCTATTATCAAAAAGGAGTATGTGCTTATGGCAGTAGATGCAGATATAAACATGTCAAAGCTTATGAAGCGACGTCTTCTTCATCAAACGGACGTCATCCTCCTGTTTCAGATTCTGTGCTGAATCAAACCACCAAAGGGGCATCAAGTTGTGTTCCAAAGGCTTCGAAGCCATCTTCATCAGACAAGTGTGCAAGGAGTTCACAACATAAGAATCTGGTCTCTTCTGGAAATGATGTTGGTCAATCCAGTTCTAGTGGTGCTACAGCATCTGGacttttgttttgttcattTGCTGCTGCCAACTGCCCCCTTGGAAATAAATGTTCTCGTGTTCATGGAAATCGATGTTTTTACTGTAGAAAATTTTGCTTACATCCTACTGACAGTGAGGAAAGAGAAAATCATTTGGCAACTTGTGAGAAAAGGGAAAAATACCTTCAGGCTTTGAATGATAGTCAAGAAGTAGAATGCAATGTCTGTTTGGAGCGTGTTCTTTCCAAGCCTAAACCATCTGATTGTAAGTTTGGGCTGCTTCCTCAATGTGACCATGCTTTTTGTTTATCCTGTATCCGCAATTGGCGTAATAGTGCCCCAACCTCTGGAATGGACACGAGTAATAATGGAACTGCTAATACAGTGAGAAAATGTCCTGTTTGTCGCAAACTATCATATTTTGTCATTCCAAGTGGTATTTGGTATTCTACTaaggaagaaaaacaagaaattatTGATAACTACAAGGCAAACTGCAA acaaATTGATTGCAAGCATTTTAACCTCGGAAACGGGAATTGTCCATTTGGGGCTTGTTGCTTCTACAAG CACACTGTGAAGCCTGGCTCATACACATGGATACATCACaggccaccaccaccaccacagcGGAGACAAAACAATCTTAATGAGATGTTGGACATGCTCAGCGATGTTGATTTAACTAGTGCTGAATATCTTTCTATCATGAGGGACTCGGATCTTTTCGACGATATGGATCCATTTGGGATGATAGATATATCTGATAGGCTTGCTGGTGAATCAGGTCTTTGTTTGGGCCCTTTTGATTCTGATGAAGAAGGGGTAGATTTTTTTCAGATGGCTGCATTGTCAGAAGCACTGGTTTCTGGTGTGGATGATTTTGGtcttgaagattttgatgatgaagaGTTCAATCCTATGGAGGCTGCCTTGTTATCCATGATGATGCATTCTAACatagatgatgaagatgaagatgaagatgaagaagaatacAGTGATGAGTACTACTAG
- the LOC108332573 gene encoding protein WHAT'S THIS FACTOR 1, chloroplastic — protein sequence MALCLPLSFSNPKPVASLSSSFVHGGTKPSSFSINEKLKTGNRLQNVSVSISCSSIKLVHDRALDKHVVMKYRVRFVQKLKTLLLSKSKHYIPVHILCKCRSYLGLPKPRSILSMIHRYPSIFELFNMSWPPKPLNATKLHPKLCVRLTPAAAAVAAEELAFQSSISNMLAAKLQKLLMLSSRRKLLLSKLVHFAPHLGLPPNFRSRLCNDHPEKFRTVDTPYGRALELVSWDVNLAKCLPPRASRDPGFIVDRPLKFKQLRLRKGLNLKRRHQDFLLRFEEMPEVCPYRNPAEAFSKESLEAEKRSCAVVREILAMTIEKRTLIDHLTHFRKDFGFPNKLRGMIIRHPELFYVSLKGQRHSVFLVEGFGEKGDLLEKEEILSIQDKWMDLARESKRMRRERRKSRFRKDIGSLNEADQNNSDSDDDYDDNIGIDNFENVYDDGFENIFEELDFEAEDDDDDQGDKIFSQSNYGEFWTAEPFPIQHGLDEPQMQPW from the coding sequence ATGGCACTTTGCCTCCCTCTTTCATTCAGCAATCCCAAACCAGTTGCTTCCCTAAGTTCCAGTTTCGTTCATGGCGGAACAAAACCTTCATCTTTTTCGATCAACGAGAAATTGAAAACGGGTAACCGTCTCCAAAATGTCTCTGTTTCAATTTCTTGTTCCTCTATAAAACTTGTCCATGACCGTGCACTCGATAAGCATGTTGTCATGAAGTATAGGGTTAGGTTTGttcaaaagttaaaaacttTACTTCTCTCTAAATCGAAACATTATATTCCAGTTCATATTCTGTGTAAATGCCGTTCTTATCTTGGTCTTCCCAAGCCTCGTTCTATACTTTCTATGATTCATAGATATCCATCCATTTTTGAACTCTTCAATATGTCATGGCCTCCCAAACCACTCAATGCTACCAAGTTACATCCCAAACTCTGTGTTCGATTGACCCCAGCTGCGGCTGCTGTTGCTGCTGAGGAACTGGCTTTTCAATCTTCCATTTCCAACATGTTGGCTGCGAAACTGCAAAAGCTTCTTATGCTATCTTCTCGCCGCAAGTTACTTCTGTCCAAATTGGTTCACTTTGCTCCACATCTTGGTCTCCCTCCTAATTTTAGGTCCAGGTTGTGCAATGATCATCCGGAGAAATTCAGGACTGTTGACACGCCCTATGGCCGTGCACTTGAGCTTGTATCTTGGGATGTCAACTTGGCAAAGTGTTTGCCGCCTCGTGCATCCCGTGATCCTGGTTTCATAGTTGATCGTCCTTTGAAGTTCAAGCAATTGAGGCTTCGAAAGGGGCTTAATTTAAAGAGACGTCACCAGGATTTCTTGCTGAGATTTGAAGAAATGCCAGAAGTTTGCCCCTATAGGAATCCTGCTGAGGCTTTTTCCAAGGAATCGTTAGAGGCAGAAAAGAGATCTTGTGCAGTAGTAAGGGAGATTCTTGCAATGACAATTGAAAAGAGGACTTTAATAGACCACTTGACTCATTTCAGAAAGGACTTTGGCTTCCCAAACAAGTTGAGAGGGATGATAATAAGGCACCCGGAATTGTTTTATGTGAGTTTGAAAGGACAACGACATTCAGTTTTCTTGGTGGAGGGGTTTGGTGAGAAGGGTGACTTATTGGAGAAGGAAGAGATTTTATCCATACAGGATAAATGGATGGACTTGGCTAGGGAGTCCAAGAGAATGAGACgagagagaaggaagagtaGGTTTAGGAAAGATATTGGCAGCTTGAATGAAGCTGATCAAAATAATTCTGACAGTGATGATGATTACGATGATAATATTGGGATCGACAATTTTGAGAATGTGTATGATGATGGTTTTGAGAATATATTTGAGGAGTTGGATTTCGAGgctgaggatgatgatgatgatcaagGAGACAAGATTTTCTCCCAAAGCAATTATGGAGAATTCTGGACTGCGGAACCTTTTCCTATTCAACATGGTTTGGATGAACCTCAGATGCAGCCTTGGTAG
- the LOC108318759 gene encoding E3 ubiquitin-protein ligase makorin isoform X1, protein MSNRVCKFYARGACLKGDQCDFIHERKDGVSSNICTYYQKGVCAYGSRCRYKHVKAYEATSSSSNGRHPPVSDSVLNQTTKGASSCVPKASKPSSSDKCARSSQHKNLVSSGNDVGQSSSSGATASGLLFCSFAAANCPLGNKCSRVHGNRCFYCRKFCLHPTDSEERENHLATCEKREKYLQALNDSQEVECNVCLERVLSKPKPSDCKFGLLPQCDHAFCLSCIRNWRNSAPTSGMDTSNNGTANTVRKCPVCRKLSYFVIPSGIWYSTKEEKQEIIDNYKANCKQIDCKHFNLGNGNCPFGACCFYKHTVKPGSYTWIHHRPPPPPQRRQNNLNEMLDMLSDVDLTSAEYLSIMRDSDLFDDMDPFGMIDISDRLAGESGLCLGPFDSDEEGVDFFQMAALSEALVSGVDDFGLEDFDDEEFNPMEAALLSMMMHSNIDDEDEDEDEEEYSDEYY, encoded by the exons ATGTCCAACAG GGTTTGCAAGTTCTATGCCCGTGGAGCGTGTTTGAAAGGGGATCAATGTGATTTTATTCATGAGAGAAAGGATGGTGTAAGTAGTAAT ATTTGTACCTATTATCAAAAAGGAGTATGTGCTTATGGCAGTAGATGCAGATATAAACATGTCAAAGCTTATGAAGCGACGTCTTCTTCATCAAACGGACGTCATCCTCCTGTTTCAGATTCTGTGCTGAATCAAACCACCAAAGGGGCATCAAGTTGTGTTCCAAAGGCTTCGAAGCCATCTTCATCAGACAAGTGTGCAAGGAGTTCACAACATAAGAATCTGGTCTCTTCTGGAAATGATGTTGGTCAATCCAGTTCTAGTGGTGCTACAGCATCTGGacttttgttttgttcattTGCTGCTGCCAACTGCCCCCTTGGAAATAAATGTTCTCGTGTTCATGGAAATCGATGTTTTTACTGTAGAAAATTTTGCTTACATCCTACTGACAGTGAGGAAAGAGAAAATCATTTGGCAACTTGTGAGAAAAGGGAAAAATACCTTCAGGCTTTGAATGATAGTCAAGAAGTAGAATGCAATGTCTGTTTGGAGCGTGTTCTTTCCAAGCCTAAACCATCTGATTGTAAGTTTGGGCTGCTTCCTCAATGTGACCATGCTTTTTGTTTATCCTGTATCCGCAATTGGCGTAATAGTGCCCCAACCTCTGGAATGGACACGAGTAATAATGGAACTGCTAATACAGTGAGAAAATGTCCTGTTTGTCGCAAACTATCATATTTTGTCATTCCAAGTGGTATTTGGTATTCTACTaaggaagaaaaacaagaaattatTGATAACTACAAGGCAAACTGCAA acaaATTGATTGCAAGCATTTTAACCTCGGAAACGGGAATTGTCCATTTGGGGCTTGTTGCTTCTACAAG CACACTGTGAAGCCTGGCTCATACACATGGATACATCACaggccaccaccaccaccacagcGGAGACAAAACAATCTTAATGAGATGTTGGACATGCTCAGCGATGTTGATTTAACTAGTGCTGAATATCTTTCTATCATGAGGGACTCGGATCTTTTCGACGATATGGATCCATTTGGGATGATAGATATATCTGATAGGCTTGCTGGTGAATCAGGTCTTTGTTTGGGCCCTTTTGATTCTGATGAAGAAGGGGTAGATTTTTTTCAGATGGCTGCATTGTCAGAAGCACTGGTTTCTGGTGTGGATGATTTTGGtcttgaagattttgatgatgaagaGTTCAATCCTATGGAGGCTGCCTTGTTATCCATGATGATGCATTCTAACatagatgatgaagatgaagatgaagatgaagaagaatacAGTGATGAGTACTACTAG
- the LOC108332298 gene encoding BES1/BZR1 homolog protein 4 has product MTSGTRLPTWKERENNKRRERRRRAIAAKIFAGLRMYGNFKLPKHCDNNEVLKALCNEAGWTVEPDGTTYRKGCKPLERMDIVGGSSAASPCSSYHPSPCASYNPSPGSSSFPSPSSSPYTNIPNADGNSLIPWLKNLSTASSSASSPKLPHLYLHSGSISAPVTPPLSSPTARTPRINAEWEDQSVRPGWTRQQHYSFLPSSSPPSPGRQVVDPEWFAGIKLPHVNPTSPTFSLISSNPFAFKEDGLAGSGSRMWTPAHSGTCSPAVAPGTDNNADIPMSEAVSDEFAFGSNMLGLVKPWEGERIHEEFGSDDLELTLGNSKTR; this is encoded by the exons ATGACGTCGGGGACGAGACTACCCACGTGGAAGGAGAGAGAGAACAacaagagaagagagagaagaagaagagccATAGCAGCGAAGATCTTCGCAGGTCTGCGGATGTATGGAAACTTCAAACTCCCCAAACACTGCGACAACAACGAAGTCCTCAAAGCCCTTTGCAACGAAGCAGGTTGGACCGTTGAACCAGATGGAACCACTTACCGCAAG GGATGCAAGCCTTTAGAGCGCATGGACATAGTTGGTGGATCATCAGCAGCAAGTCCTTGCTCATCCTACCATCCAAGTCCATGTGCTTCCTACAATCCAAGCCCAGGCTCATCTTCCTTCCCAAGTCCATCTTCATCTCCATACACCAACATTCCTAATGCTGATGGCAATTCTCTCATTCCATGGCTCAAAAACCTCTCAACTGCTTCATCTTCTGCATCGTCTCCAAAACTTCCCCATCTCTACCTCCACAGTGGCTCCATCAGTGCTCCTGTCACACCTCCTCTGAGCTCTCCAACAGCCAGAACACCACGAATCAACGCCGAGTGGGAGGATCAGTCTGTGCGGCCGGGGTGGACCAGACAGCAGCACTACTCATTCCTGCCATCTTCTAGTCCTCCGAGTCCCGGGCGCCAAGTTGTTGACCCCGAATGGTTTGCTGGGATCAAACTTCCTCATGTTAATCCAACCTCACCAACGTTTAGCTTGATCTCCTCAAACCCTTTTGCCTTCAAGGAAGATGGTTTGGCCGGCAGTGGTTCAAGAATGTGGACTCCTGCTCACAGTGGAACATGCTCTCCTGCTGTTGCACCAGGAACTGATAACAATGCTGACATTCCAATGTCTGAAGCTGTTTCAGATGAATTTGCATTTGGAAGCAACATGCTGGGGCTTGTGAAGCCATGGGAAGGAGAAAGGATTCATGAGGAATTTGGATCAGATGATCTTGAACTCACACTTGGTAACTCAAAGACCAG ATGA